Within the Burkholderiales bacterium genome, the region CGCATCGTCGCTGGCATAAATCGCAGCCGCGCCGTCTGCTTTACAGGCGTTTCTGAGCCCCTGAACAACTTCTGCCAAGCGTTCGGCCGGTATGGCGCAGGTCATTTCGGTATTGGACATGCCAGTGCGCACCCGACTCAGCATGCAGCCGACGCTCACGGCAACCTGCTTTTGTTCCTTGGCGATCGGAATGATATGACACTGGGGTTTTCCCTCGTACCGCAGGCCATCGACGGCTGATGACATGACCATCGCCTGCTTGGCGTTAATCCGCAGGAAAACCACATCGGGATCAACGGTCGTGTCTTCAAGCGGCCCATAGGTGATGTAGTTCGGGCGCTGCTTCACCACCGGAATACCCGGCATCATTTCCATCTTCACCCAGCCGGATTCAAGCAAAGCGGCCACGTCGGCTTTGTCGGCGACTTCTTGCAGCGTCTTCAAGCCATGGGTGACGCTGCCAACGCTGCAATTGCCGTGATCTTGCGGAAGCGTGGTAAAGGTCCGGTCAGCGGCTTTCATCCAGAACACGCAGCCGGCCGAAACCTTGCCGGTTCTGCCGTCGGGTGTCGCCTCAGGCGCGCGGCTTTGGTAAAGTGGTACGTTGGCAGGCACGCGTTGGGAAAAAGTGATGGCGAGGGGTTTCGATTGCAGAGCCAACAGCGAACTAAGCTCCGAAGCGAGTGATCTATAGTCTTGTGAGTTCATGGGCCGGCCCTTTTCGTGAAAAGCAAGTTGCGTCAGCTTTGCGAATATAAAAGTTCCATTCTAGACCAGAACATCACCTTTGCAGAAGACGCTGGGACAAAGCTCGGCGTTCATACACCGGCCCGATGGCGCCTCGCGGCAGCACCCAGAATTTGGTAATGTATTGCTCACCCCGTAAGCGTTAGGGCAGGGAAGGCGAGGAGGCCTTCATGGCACATCAGGCATCCGCCGCGGCACCCGGCCGCAAAACAGTCATCCACCCGCTGGTAGTGCGCATCACGCACTGGATCAACGCGATTGCCATAATCATCATGATCTTAAGCGGCTGGCGCATCTATGATGCTTCACCGATTTTCAATTTCGACTTCCCCCCGGCAATCACTCTCGGTGGCTGGCTGGCGGGCGCGCTGCAATGGCACTTCGCTGCGATGTGGCTTTTGGTGCTGAACGGCTTATTTTACATTTGTTATGGTTTCATCTCCGGCCATTTCAAAATGAGCTTTCTGCCGTTGACCTTGCGATCCATTTGGCACGAATTCAGGAACTTGTTGCGAG harbors:
- a CDS encoding cytochrome b/b6 domain-containing protein — translated: MAHQASAAAPGRKTVIHPLVVRITHWINAIAIIIMILSGWRIYDASPIFNFDFPPAITLGGWLAGALQWHFAAMWLLVLNGLFYICYGFISGHFKMSFLPLTLRSIWHEFRNLLRGQISHELGVYNAIQRAAYIGVICMGVVLVLSGLSIWKPVQFQELTALMGGYDSARVVHFVAMALVVFFIVVHLTLVVLVPKTFWPMISGRAARGQEKAK
- a CDS encoding DUF169 domain-containing protein; the protein is MNSQDYRSLASELSSLLALQSKPLAITFSQRVPANVPLYQSRAPEATPDGRTGKVSAGCVFWMKAADRTFTTLPQDHGNCSVGSVTHGLKTLQEVADKADVAALLESGWVKMEMMPGIPVVKQRPNYITYGPLEDTTVDPDVVFLRINAKQAMVMSSAVDGLRYEGKPQCHIIPIAKEQKQVAVSVGCMLSRVRTGMSNTEMTCAIPAERLAEVVQGLRNACKADGAAAIYASDDARRFQ